GGCAAAATTGCGGTGCTAACGGTTTTAGCGATTACGCTGCCATCTCGTTCACAACCATTGAAACACCGGCAGTTAATGATGAGTGTTCCGGAGCGATCGAATTATTCCCTGGTGTTGACTTTGACGGTGGTGCGGTGGAAGCGAGCAACCTTGGTGCCACGGATTCTCCGGATTTGCCAAGCTGCCAGGAATCTGCCACCAGGGATGTCTGGTTCATGGCAGTGGTTCCCGCAGATGGAAATCTGACGTTCGAAACTGGCCTTGCGACAGATTCTGACAACGATGACACCGTGATGGTTGCCTATTCAGGATCGTGTGGAAACCTAACCGAAATCGATTGTAATGACGACAATGCGGACGACAACAGTCTTTTTTCTAAACTGGAATTAACCGGCCTGACGCCGGGTGAAACGATTTATGTTGCGGTTTGGCAATATAGCGGTTTCTTTGGAAGTACACCGGGCGCCTTCAGGATGTCAGCTTACAGCGCGCCATTAGGTGTTGCCGAAAATAATGGAGACACCTTCAGCTATTTCCCGAACCCTGTAAAAGACAGGCTGACACTTTCATATGGCCAAAACATCATCGGTGCTACGGTTACCAATATGTTTGGGCAGCAGGTTTTGGCTAAAACAATCAATGCCGCTACAGCGGACCTTGATTTATCCGCGCTTTCATCAGGTACTTATATCGTGAAGGTGAATACGGCTGATGCTGTGAAAGTGGTTAAGGTTGTGAAACAGTAAATAAATTCTCCTTAAGATTATAAGGCCGTCCGTTTGGGCGGCCTTTTTTTTGTCGTCCGGTTTGCCGGCGGTGTGCTACGATCATTATTGCCCATTACTTGAGGTCAATCCGGCTCTGAATTTCTCAGAGTGAATCACTAATCATTCAGCGATTAGTCGCTGATGAAGCTAAAAAAGCCCCGCTTCCGCGAGGCCCTTCCTTATTAATCTAATTTTTTATCTTTGTTCAAACGGCTTGAAATCCCTCAAAGGGTGCCCGGTATAAATCTGCCTTGGCCTTCCGATCGGCTCCTTGTTTTCACGCATTTCCTTCCATTGTGCGATCCAGCCCGGAAGCCTTCCGATGGCAAACAGTACCGTAAACATATCGGTTGGGATGCCCAAAGCACGGTAAATGATGCCGGAGTAGAAGTCCACATTCGGATAAAGCTTTCTCGATACGAAATACTCGTCTACAAGGGCAGATTCCTCTAACTTCTTGGCAATCTGCAAAACCGGATCATTGACCCCTAACGTCGCCAATACCTCATCGGCTGCTTTCTTAATTATTTTGGCCCTTGGGTCGAAATTCTTGTACACCCTGTGGCCAAAGCCCATGAGGCGGAATGGGTCATTCTTATCTTTGGCTTTTTCCAGGTATTTGTCAGCATCGCCGCCGTTTTTCTGGATTTCCTCAAGCATTTCGAGAACGGCCTGGTTTGCACCGCCATGGAGTGGTCCCCAAAGCGCAGAAACCCCGGCTGAAATGGATGCGAACAGACCGGCGTGTGACGAACCTACCATCCTTACCGTTGATGTAGAACAATTCTGTTCGTGGTCAGCATGCAGGATGAACAGCTTATCGAGTGCATCAACCACAATCGGGTTGATGGTGTAAGGCCCGGTAGGCAATTCGAACATCAGGCGCAGGAAGTTCTCCACGTACCCTTTCGTATTGTCATAATAGTTTAGCGGGTAACCCGATGACTTGCGGAAGGTCCAGGTCGCCAGGACCAGAAATTTCCCCATAGTCTTTACAATGGCTTCATACATTTCGGACTCATTCTCGACGTTGACGACTTTCGGGTTGAAAGCAGTCAGTGCGCTGGTCAGTGACGACAAAACGCCCATAGGATGAGCCGTTTTCGGAAAGCCGTCGATGATGTTTTTCATCTCTTCGTTGACAAGCGAATACTTGCGGATGTCGGCTTCAAACTGTTCAAGCTGTGCCCTCGTTGGCAATTCACCGAAGATTACGAGGTAAGACACTTCGAGGAAGCTGGCTTTGTCAGCAAGGTCCTCGATGGCGTAGCCGCGGTAACGCAGTATGCCTTCTTCCCCGTCAAGGAAGGTGATGTCGCTTTTGCAGGAGCCTGAGTTTTTATAACCCGGATCCATCGTGATGGCGCCGGTGAGATCACGTAATTTGTTGATGTCGATGGCGACTTCATTTTCGCTTCCGACGATGACCGGAAACTCAAATTTCTGGCCGTCCAATTCTAATATAGCTGTTTTTGACATGGTGGTTTGGTAATAAAATCCCTTTCAAAATAAAAAGTTAACAAACTTAAGTAATTTCGGATAAATTAAAAAGTGAATACTGCAATCAAATCGTTAATTATATTATAAATACCGCAAATGGATTGCGCTTTTTTAAAACAAAACCCGCAGCCAAAAAACTGCGGGTTCCTCAATAAACAACCATTAAAACTAAACTAAAACTAATTCTTAACCATTTTCTGTATTTTGCTGCCTTTTGCCGAAGTCACTCTCACGTAGTACAACCCGGCGGCATAATGTGATACATCCCTAACCGATGACGCTCCCCTGTCGCGGCTGGACGAAAGCAGCCTGCCTTTGGCATCAAACCATTCTACGTCTACAATATCACTTGTCGCCTGAATGTAAACCCGACCAGTCGTAGGGTTGGGATAAATCGTGATACCGGCATCGTAATCCGAATCGTCCACGGATAGGCTGGAAATCGCCGTAACGGCAGTATTTGTCGTGATGGGGGCGTTATAATCAAAGAAAATGTCAGCCACTGCCGAGACGGTATTGCCTGCAACCAAATTGCCGCTGATTTTCAACTTGAAAGTGATGTTGCCGTGTGCCCCTGCTGCGAGCTGGATGTCTTCAAAAATTACCTCAACGATATTGCCCTTCCTGCGCAAATACGCCGGATGGGAAGTGCCTGTGACAGACAGGCTGCCGATATCAAATTCCTCAGGGGCAATCTGCATTTTCACAACGATATGCTCCGCCGGATAAGTGCCTGTGTTTTCAAAATTGACAACATAATGCAGGTAATTTCCGATACTATCCGGGAACACCTCACTGCCCTCGAGGCAGGTTATGTTATTTGGGTCAAACGAACCCACCACGGTTTGTGTATACGAAAACGTATTGTCGGAGGCTGTTTCATCGAGACCCAACGGTTCAATAGCTGCTGTGAATTGCAGCAGGTCACTGATATTTACTGCCGGCGTGTCAGTAGGCGCATTGACGGTAAACTGTACGAGGAGGGTCCGCGACTCAAACGGCGCCAGATTCAATAGATCCCAGTACAGCATGTTGGCTGCCTGTGCAGATGGTCCCTGCGAAGCCGATACGAAATCAAGTACACTGTCTTGAAACTGCAGTGAGATGCCATTGGCCTGCGACATGACCTGATTGCCTTTATTCTTATATACAATTTCATAAACCGCTTCGAATCCCGGTCTCGCGGGCGTTATCGGCGCCATAACGATTTCAAGGTCAGGGTGTATGCCATTCGCCGTTATGCAAAAATCACGGGTGGCAGACTGGTTGTTATTGTCTGGAAATCCTACTGCAGCATTGGCTGGACTGACCGTAAAGAATGTCGGGTTTTCGACTTCAGGGGTCACGGTAAAGTTCCCTGCCTGTGTATACAATTTGTAACTGCCGTCGGTGAGCGTGTACGTTGCACTCTGAGAAACGCCATCATCTATTTTGACTTTTATGAAAGGAAACTGCTGGTCTTCGGCATCACAACCGTCGGCATCACCATCAAGATGCAAACTGCCAGTAATCTTGTTGTAATTCCCACCAGGAGTAAAACTGCAGTAGGAATTAACTACCGTATTGGTCATCCCATAATTATTAAGCATAGCCTGAATGGAGGCAATCTGTCCCTCATCGGCACAAATAAAATCAATGGCAGGATTGAAGATGAAATCAGGATCATCGACATCCATAAAAAATGACAATGCCGATTCGTTGCTACCGTTTTTGAGGAACAGGGTCTCAAAATGGTTGTTCGTGGCAATGATACCGGTCAGGGAAGCGCAATCAGATACATCAAGTGTCGTTAACTGGCTGTTGGTAATGTACAAGGCCTGCAGTGACGTACATCCGGAAACATCCAGTGAAGTCAGGCTGTTATATTCTGCCCTTAAGTTAACCAATGCTGTGCAGCCTGAAGCGTTAAGCGTCGTTAGCGCATTGATCTGATTCGACTTCCCTTCTATATCAATTTCCCACAAGGCGGTATGCCCCGAAATATCTACTGACAACAGATTGGGATTGCGATCCAGGTAGATATAGTACAAAGCCGGGTTATTTGAAAAGTCAACCGTAAGCATATTGTTCATGCCTAGATTAACCTCGTACAACAAAGGACATCCGGACAAATCCACTGCCGTTAAGTTGTTTTCGTGCGCGCGCAGCTCGATGAGGGCAGACAGTGACGTCACATCCAGTGTGGTAAGCAGGTTTCCGCTGCACCACAGGTTGGTCATCTCAGTAAGCCCTGACACATTCAATGAAGTAATGTCATTTTGGTCGCAATAGAAAACTTTCAGGTGGGTAAGCATAGACACATCAAGGGTTCCTGTGAGGTTGTTGTAGTAAATCACCAGCCTACGGAGGTTTACAAAACTTTCGAGGCCCTGCACATTAGACAGTGAAGCGTTACTCAAGTCAAGCTGATACACGGCTTCCGCTTCCGAAACCTGGATGTTGCCATCGCTATTGGCGTCAATCTTCATATTGTTGCCGTTACTGTCCCTGGCTACCGAGTTGTTTACGGATGACGACAGCAACTTGTTCTTAAAAACGACGTTGGGGACATTTACAAGTTGCGCGTTGGCCGACAGGGCAGTCAACAGCAGCAGGTACATTGTGTTTTTCATCTTGTTGATCATAAAATTCCTGTTACATTAACGCTTAATCACTTTTGCGGTCTTCGTTCCTTTTTGGGTTGTCACCCGGATATAATACACGCCTGAGGTGTATGTTGAAATATCCAGGGCGGCGTTCGGTTCGCCCGGTGTTTTGACCAGCAGCAACCTGCCCTGGGCGTCAAACAGTTCAGCGGATTTTATTTCGCCCGGTGCGTCAATGTACATCTTGTCGGCGGCAGGGTTCGGATATATGGTAACGACGTTGTCCATGGTGGTATCGCCGGCACTTAATACTTCGAAAACGGTAGTCGCCGTATTGGTCTGGATCGGGAAGTTATAATCAAAGTAAATGCCTGCGCTTTTGCTGACCGCATCACCGGTCCCGAGATCGCCGTTGCTTCGGATCTTAAGCAATATATTACCGTGGCCTCCGGTATCAAGCTGTATGTTCCTGAAAATCAGCTCCAGAATGTTATTGGTCAGCCGGGCATCGAGGACATGCGATGCCTGCATGATACGCAGGGAGCTGATATTGAATTTCGCAGGGTCGATCTGGAGTTTCACCACGATGTTTTCCGCCGGTGCCGTACCGGTATTTTCG
The nucleotide sequence above comes from Flavobacterium magnum. Encoded proteins:
- a CDS encoding T9SS-dependent choice-of-anchor J family protein encodes the protein MKKITLAFLGCLFSGAVFAQFTENFDAGTTLPAGWSVIQGGDPNTWEVTDMMDLVGLDAHSGTNAAAIVYDSDAHDDYLVTPAITVAAGVNDYFSFWGRSLDPDYPEVIDLKLSTTGANATDFTVTLQADVAPASGESYYKFSYDLTAYVGQTVYIAFYSATTDKFIFEVDDVVSSALPSCLEPNGLMVSNITDMSADVAWTAAGNNFEVEYGPQGFIQGTGITTTTTTPSVSLSGLDQNTPYDVYIRQNCGANGFSDYAAISFTTIETPAVNDECSGAIELFPGVDFDGGAVEASNLGATDSPDLPSCQESATRDVWFMAVVPADGNLTFETGLATDSDNDDTVMVAYSGSCGNLTEIDCNDDNADDNSLFSKLELTGLTPGETIYVAVWQYSGFFGSTPGAFRMSAYSAPLGVAENNGDTFSYFPNPVKDRLTLSYGQNIIGATVTNMFGQQVLAKTINAATADLDLSALSSGTYIVKVNTADAVKVVKVVKQ
- a CDS encoding citrate synthase, encoding MSKTAILELDGQKFEFPVIVGSENEVAIDINKLRDLTGAITMDPGYKNSGSCKSDITFLDGEEGILRYRGYAIEDLADKASFLEVSYLVIFGELPTRAQLEQFEADIRKYSLVNEEMKNIIDGFPKTAHPMGVLSSLTSALTAFNPKVVNVENESEMYEAIVKTMGKFLVLATWTFRKSSGYPLNYYDNTKGYVENFLRLMFELPTGPYTINPIVVDALDKLFILHADHEQNCSTSTVRMVGSSHAGLFASISAGVSALWGPLHGGANQAVLEMLEEIQKNGGDADKYLEKAKDKNDPFRLMGFGHRVYKNFDPRAKIIKKAADEVLATLGVNDPVLQIAKKLEESALVDEYFVSRKLYPNVDFYSGIIYRALGIPTDMFTVLFAIGRLPGWIAQWKEMRENKEPIGRPRQIYTGHPLRDFKPFEQR
- a CDS encoding DUF7619 domain-containing protein encodes the protein MKNTMYLLLLTALSANAQLVNVPNVVFKNKLLSSSVNNSVARDSNGNNMKIDANSDGNIQVSEAEAVYQLDLSNASLSNVQGLESFVNLRRLVIYYNNLTGTLDVSMLTHLKVFYCDQNDITSLNVSGLTEMTNLWCSGNLLTTLDVTSLSALIELRAHENNLTAVDLSGCPLLYEVNLGMNNMLTVDFSNNPALYYIYLDRNPNLLSVDISGHTALWEIDIEGKSNQINALTTLNASGCTALVNLRAEYNSLTSLDVSGCTSLQALYITNSQLTTLDVSDCASLTGIIATNNHFETLFLKNGSNESALSFFMDVDDPDFIFNPAIDFICADEGQIASIQAMLNNYGMTNTVVNSYCSFTPGGNYNKITGSLHLDGDADGCDAEDQQFPFIKVKIDDGVSQSATYTLTDGSYKLYTQAGNFTVTPEVENPTFFTVSPANAAVGFPDNNNQSATRDFCITANGIHPDLEIVMAPITPARPGFEAVYEIVYKNKGNQVMSQANGISLQFQDSVLDFVSASQGPSAQAANMLYWDLLNLAPFESRTLLVQFTVNAPTDTPAVNISDLLQFTAAIEPLGLDETASDNTFSYTQTVVGSFDPNNITCLEGSEVFPDSIGNYLHYVVNFENTGTYPAEHIVVKMQIAPEEFDIGSLSVTGTSHPAYLRRKGNIVEVIFEDIQLAAGAHGNITFKLKISGNLVAGNTVSAVADIFFDYNAPITTNTAVTAISSLSVDDSDYDAGITIYPNPTTGRVYIQATSDIVDVEWFDAKGRLLSSSRDRGASSVRDVSHYAAGLYYVRVTSAKGSKIQKMVKN